The genomic stretch CGTGTTGTCAAGCAGCTTAATGGTCATATCGTTTTTAACATAATTGGGTTCACTTCTTCCTTTAATCTCTTCTTTCAGTTGTCCTAATCCCATTATAATCTGAATGTCTCCTTGCACACTGGCACACCCCCGCGAGCTTTTATTGCATGTAGGGAAATTAGCATGACTGAAATCGATCAGCCCTAATCTTACAAACTTGTCATTTATTTTTGGCAAGAATCCATGCACGGAGCGAACATCAGATTcatagctcttctttgaacattcTCCAATCATATTGGCAACGTGGACttcttcatttcttcttcttcGGGTCATACTAATAGTTCTCTATCCATCAAAATTTGAAGATCATCAACCACGGTCGTACACCCACAAATGGAATTGGAGCAAATCGAACAAGCACTATAATTATGGAGAGGAAAATAGTCGAGTTCACACAGGAGGGAGTGCATTTGCACCAAAGACTTTGTTGATTCACGTATGTCATACACACACTCATAAATAGGTTGAATATGCACAATATTGACTGCCCTGTGATTGGGTAAAGGACTATCTTGAACATTTGGATTAACATCTTTGAAAGTAAGTACGCCACTTCAGACCAGTTTTTGAACTTCATTCTTTAGTGGATAACAATTTTCAACAGTGTGACCATGAGCACCTTTGTGGAAAGTACAAAAAGCGTCTTCTTTGTACAAGTATGGAGGATTATTAAGAGTAGGTTATGGATCCCTTAGTTGGATCAAATTTCTTTGTAGCATTGCAAGGAGAAGTTCAATATAAGTCATCGAAATAGGATCAAAAGGTGGATAACTTGGAGccttttgttgattttgttgttgaggagcctgttgtcgaggctgttgttgaagCTGAGGTCTCAGTTGGACATTTTGTTGTGGAGCCTAGTAAATGATAGGAGTAACATCAGCAATCTATTGAGGCTGATATTGTCTCTTACTTCCTCTTGAGACAATGCTCATAgtttcttctttatttttgataaaattgCTACCAAACTTCTTTAATGAACCAATTTCTTTTGATAAACGGCCCTCTCGGATACCTTCTTCAagtcgcatccccatgtttaccatcttaGTAAAATCATTGGGTGCGCTTGCCACTAATTGTTCATAATATAATGTACTCAAAGTCTTGAGAAAGACCTTAGTCATTTCCTTCTCTTCCATCAGAGGGATGATTTGTGCAGCTATTTCACGTCACCTTTGTGCGTACTCTTTGAACGACTCTTTCTCTTTTTGAGACATAGCACGAAGTTGATCTCTCCCTGGTGCCATATTAATATTGTATTTGTATTATCTGATAAATGCTTCACCCAAGTCATGGAAAGTATGAATGTTTGTACTATCCAAGCCCATGCACCACTTCAAAGCAACTCCTGAGAAGCTATCTTGAAAGTAATGAAACAGTAGGCGTTGATCTTCAGTATACATGGACATCTTCCTGGTGTACATAATCAAGTAGCTATGAGGACAATaattcctttgtacttctcaaattctggGAGTCTGAACTTGGTAGAAACTCTGACATTCGGTACCAAACACAGATCATTGACTTCTTTCCCAAATAGATCTTTTCCCCTTAAGGCCTTGATCTCTTTTTGCATCTCTAGAAAttagtcttcaaactcttctatTCTTCCCATGCCTTCGGAATGTGCACCATGGAATATTTGCTCATTGTGAAGAGGAACATGATTCACTACAGCAGGAGTAGTGGTCGTAAAAGCTTGAGGGATTGCATCTTGTTGAGCAGGAATCTGTTGCCCAGCCAATTGGAAATCCATCTTTATCCCTTGAGATCAAAATGACTTTACCATCTCCTATCATAAGTGCACTCAAATTCGGGTTAGAATTTATCTCActacaagggggaatcaagccctttttCTAATACTACCCACAAAAAGTAACAAGTATTCACAATGATAGTTTATAATGACAATAATTATAGCAATGATAATATACATGACAAAAAATAGGGTCTACCCTCTTAAGAATAATATAATGTCCCCAGGAGAGTCACAATTTTTTTGTAGCCGTGAAATTTTGAGACTGGATCCATTGATTGACTTAGATCAGACATTTtaatagagtcgccaccgcgttttattgtttccaaaggaaatggaaaaaaaagagcgaaataaaagtcacagaagtttttaaaatcaaaactaataaacttattagagatctttagttcgggggttggttatgcaaggcagaggtattagcacccctcacgatAAAACGAGTTTAATAACAATTACTATTAACATATTAATACGTTATTCGGTCTCCAACTTATCATCGATCAAAATAATTCTCAAGCTCTcagcggattctattcccttttcgatTACAATATCAATCGAAGAAGTGAAATTGACACTATAAGATATATATTCCTAATTTCTGAATTAATTGACGAATTAAAACAatcgcgaattaagcaaacgcgataAAGCAAATGCGGATTAAGCAAATGCGATTAAAGTAAAGGAACATACAaccatcaaaataaattaatcaactCTAAGAGAAATCGAATTAAGAATTTAAATATCAGAGATaaaaaatgaaaggaaaatagattgaggaagaagaagatgaatttgtaaaattaattttttaaatttcgtcCTCTCATTCCTGGTACATCAACAattgaaacttaaaaaaaaaaatcacgttAGCAACTTTAAACCATCTAGTTTTTTTTAACATATGACTGATGTTCGGAcctaaaattaaatgaaattctatatttaagaaatttatccaacaaaaaaaaaataagacgAAAAGCATAAACACGACAACTTGTCTTCATCAATTAACTATTTAAGCCTTAAAGATAATATTATTAACAAACTCTCATCCAAGATTTGCTCGGATGTGGAGGAAATAACTCTTACTATTAAATTTCTTGTGAACCAAGATGACAAGAGACAAAGTGAGGAAAAATTTATAAACTAATATCATTTGGTTTATGTTCTCCATATATTTTTTGCAATTATTTTtctattcttaaaaaaaattgataataaaaaataggattagttatttaaatttttattcacgatttctattatttaattcttagaaaagctTTTCATATTTCgttatcaatatttttttcaaaataataaaaattagcaTTAGaccttttgttttgaatttgtacATGCACcagaatatataaatataaaatgtaaatacaaatttaaatgtatttttaattttaattattttaaaagtatTCCATGTTTTCATAAAAAACATTCTATGTTTTCTTctcaatctatttttttaaatatttaatattaattatttaaacaaaattagACCCTATATTTTGAATTTGTACATGAATGGGTGTATGTCTAAatatgcatatatattttttaaatgacaattatttacaaaaaattaGACCCTATATTTTGAATTTGTACATGAATGGGTGTATGTCTAAatatgcatatatattttttaaatgacaattatttaatattttatgcaCATTCTTCCATGTTTCtgtattaatgtattttttaaataataaaaaatagcaCTACAACCTATATTTTGAACTTATACATGCACCAgttcaaaaaatatattaatttcctttcaaaaaaattttaaaaaccgtTTATTACCTGCATTTTTATTAAGCATGATTGGtagttttatatatattataattttttgcgtataatgatatattttaagttttctatcaatttttttaaaatccatatataaaatttaatattttattaaaattataagagTCAACCTTTCTTTTTGAAAAACCTTAGAAAACTTGAGACTCTGAATCTAACATTTTACTTTTAAGTGAGGAAACAGTGAGAGTGGTGATATCATGGAAGTTGAATACCAGTGGGTGATGGGAAAGTTATGGTGGACAATTGGGTTGATAGTGATAAGCAGTGTTGTGATATTGGTGGAGAAAGTGTTGTTGAAGCCAAGAAGGATTCGGTCAGTGATTGAAAAACAAGGTATCAATGGACCAAAGCCATGTTTTCCCTATGGCAATATTTCTGAGATGCAGCAAATTCGTCCTCAAGCTTCTGCTTCTTCTGATCCGTATCAGGAATGGATTCATTCACTGTTCCCGTATTTCCAAACCTGGAAACAACGCTATGGTATGTCGATTTTTGGTTTATTTTGTATATACTTTgagttttttttgtaaatttttttaatgttgtgTTGTTTGGGGCATTTGGGAGAAGTTCTTGAGTTGAGGGGAAGACAAACTTGCCATTGATGCCTCTTGGAACTGTTGTTCTTGTAGCTGTTGATTTTGGTGATAGTGTGTTTGCTTTATGTGACAGTGTATTTGTTGGTGTCGTTTTCCTTTTGTTAATCTAGTGTCTGGTTTTTgttgttttccttttgttgtCTTTTGTGATGTCtgttttattgttgttttaaTGTGTGTGAGAAATATTTGGATGAATATGAAGCTAAATCTATATTTTTAAGACaatcaataaatttattaaaatttaagttTGTTTTTAATTGGGAATGGAGGTGGTTGGTTTAATAGAGaagagagacaattttattttaattttttaattaataaaaaatttgtaattAGTTGGGGGTGTAAATCTAGATATTATGGCTGTGCTTATAAGTATTTTTCCTTATGGTTTagttgttgattttttttattacgaAACAAATAgagaatttattaattataatattaatgtagttgatattttatcatattatatTTAACTAAATTTTAATTGTGAAAATTTTGAAACACAGGTCATAATATGTCTTGCATGTTTTTAACCGTGGTGTTGATTATATAATGTTTGTTTTGCTATGTCGTATTTTATATAAGGGAATGGTTATATTTACTCAAAGAGTAAGATATTATAATTTACTCTAAatttagaccattgattcttttcaatttagtggttaaaaataataagtaattaaatgtggagaaaaaaaaactattaaattataataatttactcctggagtaaatataaccctcctctttttatatatatatatatatatatatatatatatatatatatatatatatatatatatatatatatatatagagagagagagagagagagagaggagggatcaaattacacccgaagagttgcaccacgagttacactcatttaataactacatttcgaattaatattttttaaattcaaccgttggattgaaacataatatcatatagatcatgcctataaagtttgagcttaatctataatgatttactatacgatcaagatatccaaatattaacgtcaaaatgagctttcatataacgttaattttgatgtaattcaatgacatagtaaatcattatagattaagctcaaactttttaggtatgatctatatgatattatgtttcaatccaacggttgaatttaaaaaatattaattcaaaatgtagttattgaacgagtgtaactcgtggtgtaactcttcgggtgtaatttgatccctcctcatatatatatatatatattcaattaaaaattttaaagtcTCAAATCATatgtataatttaaaatttacagtCTCTTCTAGCGGAATATATGATTGTCATTAATTaactatataaaattatttatattatctaTGCAccatcctttttttttctttttattaataattaaaattgtatAAGTTTATCCTTTACCGTATAGAAGAGgatatttaaaaagtaaaaatgtatttttttattttcttttttttcaatcaGTCAATTTAGctattaaatattttcaaaaaggtatagaataatataaaatgttttttttttttttgaccaaaGAATAATATAAAATGTTGAATTTCATAAATGTTTTAAATTTTGGttaatttgattaattgtgtTGTTTTGGTGAACTTGTACAATGATGATCAGGTTCAATTTATCTATACTCTACCGGATTGAAACAACATCTATACGTGGGGAAGCCAGAATTAATAAAAGATATAAACTTGCATACATCCCTAGATCTAGGCAGGCCTTCGTATCTAAGCAAACCACTAATGCCAATGCTTGGAAATGGCATCCTCAGAGCCAATGGACAACTATGGTCTTTCCAGAGAAATCTTATTGTTCCTGAATTCTTCATGTCCAAAATTAAGGTTAGTATACACTAAGTTTGGAAGCTCCCTATAAGTTTGATATGGTTCAACCGTTGCAGATCAAATAGGGGCTTCATTTTGTCACGACATAACCGTGACAAATATTTTGTGAAATCTTATTTAGTCAGGTTTCAACTGTGACAAATTTTAAAGGTTGTGTTGTATAGGCTACACCTTCAAAGACTGTCCTGCTATACAATTCGTTATTAGTTCATCTATATACTATATGTTGATTGGTGTTTATTTTATGTAGAACATGATAGATATTATGGAGGAATCTACAATAACAATTATCAAAAAATGGGAGAGTTGTATAAGTGAAAATGCAGAAAAGATTGCAGAGATAGTGATTGAAGTTGATTTGAAGATTCTCACAGAAGATATTATTTCAAAAGCTTGTTTTGGCAGCGATTACACACAAGGAAagcaaatattttcaaaattgaaAGACATGCAAGCTGCACTTTCAAAGCCTAGTATACTATTCGGATTTCTAAACCTAAGGTCATTTCAAATTTCATTAACTTACACTAAAAATCAATCATTGTTCTATTGAGATATATGCTTAGTTCACCAATGTTATTATTATGCATACAGTTTTTTTCAAACTAAGGAAAGCAAAGAGATGTGGAAGTTGAAGAAAGAGGTGGACGAGTTGGTAATCAACATCGTCCACAATCGTGAAATACAAAACCGAGAGAACAATATAAACGAGAAACGGAGTGATCTATTACAAAAAATACTAGAAGGTGCTTCAAATGATGTCGGCCAGAACAAGAATCCAATAATTATAGATCTCTGCAAAAATATATACTTTGCTGGCTCTGAGTCAACCGCTCTTGCAATTTCTTGGACATTGCTGATGCTTGCATTACATCCGGAATGGCAACAACGCGTTCGTTCTGAAATTTTGGATACTTTCGATAACAGTTCGCCTTGTTTTTTTGACGACTCTAGCAAACTTCCAAAATTGAAAGTGGTTAGTACATTTCGgattttactattttaatatCCTAAAAATCTTGAAATGAGGTAGCAGCGCAGCTTTTTGTCTGTTCGTGTTCTATTTCTGTATAATGTCATGTATATATAAACGATTAACATAAGATTTTTCTAATGCAGCTAACAACTGTGATTCAAGAGAGTTTACGTCTATACGGACCTGGAGTGTTCGCGACAAGAGAAGTTTTAGCTGATATGAAGTTGGGAGACTTTGTGCTCCCTAAAGGGATCTTTACGTGGCTGTTCATTCCATCGCTGCATCGCGACACTGATAATTGGGGGCCGGATGCCACAACATTCAAGCCAGAAAGATTTGATAACGGTGTTTCTGCAGCTTGTAAGTATCCTCAAGCATATATACCATTTGGACTTGGGAGTCGAAGCTGTCTTGGTCAAAACTTTGCCATTACTCAAATGAAGATAATACTCAGTCTTCTTATTTATAATTTCTCATTTGAGGTTTCACCAAATTATAGGCATTTTCCTGTCTATAATATGCTGTTGATGCCAAAATATGGTTTAAAGCTTCTTGTTAGCAAGGTTGATAGCTCTGGAAAATGAGTTTGGTTCTGTTATATGCTCCTtgtgttgttttgaattattagtGGACAAGGATTGTTAATTTTTGTTGTGAATTTGATGGTTTTAACTTTTAACTAGTATCAATAATACATCCTACGTTATCAATAATATATCTTGCTGTGTATTTTCTTTAATGTCTTTTatttttcacatatattaaaatGTATAGGAATTttaagaaacaaattttttttgaaCTGTCCTGAAATGTGACGTATCTCGATTTAAAGGATTTCATGATAGACATCATATTTCGGGCTTGTAGATTGTTATGGAATCTCCATGGTCATGCTTTTAAAAACTAATCTCCATGGGAGCAATGTTAGCCCTTTGATAAACAAAATCgctaataaaaagataaaataagaaaaatgtaATTAGATTAGATTAACAAACAGAAATCAACTAACTAGATTCTTGCATGACAAGTGTTGAAACTGAAAACGGCCATTGAagatagatgaagaagaagaaaagatgaagatgaagaaaagaaagaaaagcttaTACCATAAGCAAGTTACAAGGGTACTTATATAATCAAGCTAACCAAATTACTACAGCCAACAAATCATGATTACTTAACTAAGCTAACCCCTATAAAATACAAAATCCAGCTAACGTAACATGCTATTATCACGGATATTACACCAACTAAGGTAAAATCTCTTATTCATGCGTATGACTTTTTTATTTCCTTTACTAAAAGACCTTTTATTACTGTCTGAATTAAAAACCGTAGTGattgtgaataggaattagtttaaatgtaattatttagtgtaattaccgatatagccctgtaacctttatatatacgagaaataataattagAAAAGTATCAAGCCAAGAATAATTGACATCGTATCAGTAGGTTTTCGATCAAACCTGTGAGTTTTAGGTTAATCTTGACTTTATTCAGCGACACCCCACTGGGTCGCTCTTGAAATCGTCTCGGTAGATCTCATTTCTCGGTAATTGAAATCATCTCGGTTCTCAGTAATCTCTTCCAAGATTGCGACTCTAATCTCGGGTGCTTACAATCGTGTTTCTGGTAATGCTCTCTCTATCACATACTTCTCTGACTGCCACACTctctagcatatctattcctacttgctattcacaggctgttaaagatgtacgttggaaataagcaatgaatgaggaacttcaagctcttcaagagaatttcacatgggatattgtctcttgtcctcctgatgttaaacccattggctgcaaatgggtgtattctgtgaaattgaattctgatgggtccctcaaccgttttaaggctcgcttggttgccttaggaaacaagcaggaatatggaattgattatgatgagacatttgcaccggttgccaAAATGATATCTGTTAGTACGATTCCTCTCTATTTATTCATAGAACATCTACTGGAATTGTCCTACttcttctgtatgttgatgatatgattattactggttctgatcatgcttccattcaaagccttaaacagcagttacaagcagcgtttcatatgaaagatcttggtaatttgcattattttcttggtcttgaggttcattctacatccaagggcatattcctccattaacacaagtatgccacagatttaatttctatggatggtctgcaatcggctaatccagtggatactcctcttgaggttaatgttaaatatcatcgtaatgatggtgatctgttgcatgatcccttattgtatcatcaactcgtgggtagccttaattacttgactattactcgccctgacatatcatttgttgttcaacaagtaagtcaattcatgcactctcCTCGCCACCTTTACTTGGCAGCAGTTCATCGTATAATTCGTTACTCGAAGGGAAGCTCTCatcgtggtttattctttcctactggagttcctcctaaattgagtgcttatagtgttgccgattgggcagggtgccctgatactcgacgatctgtcactggttggtgcatgtttcttggctcttcatttatctcatggaaaagtaagaaacaagcgagagtctctaaatcttctactgaatctgagtatcgtgccatgtctgctgcttgttctgaaataatttggcttcgtggtcttttggatgaacttggatttcctcaaatagagccaacttcactttatgctgacaatacaagtgccatccaaattgttgcgaatcctgtttttcatgaacgcaccaaacatattgaagttgattgtcactcactccgtgacgcttatgatgacagaataatatcacttcctcatgtcagtactcagttgcagattgcagatattcttaccaaggctgttccgcgtccacgtcatcagtttcttgttagcaaattgatgctcattgacaagcagcatcaatttgaggggggatgtgaataggaattagtttaaatgtaattatttagtgtaattaccgatatagccctgtaacctttatatatacgagaaataataatgagaaaagtatcaagCCAAGAATAATTGACAGTGATATGGTAAGGCTTACAGACTTCGATTTCTAGCACCAATAGTTTCATTTTACAATATGAATGTTTCACTTATAatcttaatatttataataaaaattaaatacctTTCACTACGATTAGAAAGACAAACCGTACATATATTTTATCACGCCTTTTTAAGTAACCGTGGTTAAAATTTTAACATATATTTAAGCAAAAGTTTGCTATTTCGAGAGAGAATAATTGTCTCTCTCAAAATGAAACTCTAACACTCTCTCACGCATTTTAATCACGCCATGAACGGTCAATAAGTGCTTTTTTGCCTAAATtaaactataagaacttggaCACTGAAAAACTAAGAACTAGGCCTATTTATAAAGTTGGAAACGGGTAAAATCGTCCAAAAATCGTGTTGAAGTCGTTGCAGAAAAATCAGTTGATGTGGGAGAGAACTTGGTCCTTCGGTTGCTATTTTTCAGGCCTTAAAGCCCATGGCGAACGGCATGGCCTCATGGCGAACTCCATGAGTGCAAAGAGGAGAAAATGTGCCTTTCAGGTCCGTGACGAACACCATGGCCCTGTTTTGTTGATTCTAAGCTTTCCTTGTTGTATTTGGTGGCTCCCTATGGTTGccactgataagtgccaaaatatatttattttgtgtgtgtaaatagtggcacttatcgatacttttgttaataccgtttgaataattccccgttttgtgtataaatacgtatactttgtgaataattgtattttcatatacttttataccaattaatagttttcc from Vicia villosa cultivar HV-30 ecotype Madison, WI linkage group LG4, Vvil1.0, whole genome shotgun sequence encodes the following:
- the LOC131599288 gene encoding cytochrome P450 714A1-like — encoded protein: MEVEYQWVMGKLWWTIGLIVISSVVILVEKVLLKPRRIRSVIEKQGINGPKPCFPYGNISEMQQIRPQASASSDPYQEWIHSLFPYFQTWKQRYGSIYLYSTGLKQHLYVGKPELIKDINLHTSLDLGRPSYLSKPLMPMLGNGILRANGQLWSFQRNLIVPEFFMSKIKNMIDIMEESTITIIKKWESCISENAEKIAEIVIEVDLKILTEDIISKACFGSDYTQGKQIFSKLKDMQAALSKPSILFGFLNLSFFQTKESKEMWKLKKEVDELVINIVHNREIQNRENNINEKRSDLLQKILEGASNDVGQNKNPIIIDLCKNIYFAGSESTALAISWTLLMLALHPEWQQRVRSEILDTFDNSSPCFFDDSSKLPKLKVLTTVIQESLRLYGPGVFATREVLADMKLGDFVLPKGIFTWLFIPSLHRDTDNWGPDATTFKPERFDNGVSAACKYPQAYIPFGLGSRSCLGQNFAITQMKIILSLLIYNFSFEVSPNYRHFPVYNMLLMPKYGLKLLVSKVDSSGK